One window of the Doryrhamphus excisus isolate RoL2022-K1 chromosome 10, RoL_Dexc_1.0, whole genome shotgun sequence genome contains the following:
- the mkrn4 gene encoding makorin, ring finger protein, 4 isoform X2 → MEHSARSGSICRYFMNGSCRYGSRCSYRHEYPATPSSQICRYFQKGGCWYGERCRYIHVPQPEGHAAGAGRRGAVSTVFLSSSSSSSSSSSSSVSSMVQPPADRRASEVSVMTSRREHGTSNTGNFTAGEHPQHAPSRGSPKNSGWSSARDGKEESTTNVAEDVGAVAACSSSRTSEAFLKSQEVTCGICMDKVYEKVDPRNQMFGILPNCSHAFCLQCIMTWRKTKDLGPDVVKTCPQCRVRSAFYVPNKYWVEGQAKERLIADFKEKFSKQSCSYYARYKCCPFKTECLYRHDKSARRGSFLYNTDDDEDDDDDDDDYDSVDLLNFFIAMTLLEYGF, encoded by the exons ATGGAGCACTCAGCCCGTAGCGGGAGTATCTGTAG ATATTTCATGAATGGCTCATGCCGATATGGCTCAAGATGCAGTTATCGACACGAATATCCCGCTACGCCGTCATCTCAGATATGTCGGTACTTTCAGAAAGGTGGATGCTGGTATGGTGAACGCTGCAG GTACATCCACGTCCCTCAACCTGAAGGTCATGCGGCTGGTGCCGGTCGAAGAGGGGCTGTATCAACAGTCTTCctctcatcatcatcctcctcatcttcctcctcttcgtctTCAGTCTCCTCCATGGTCCAACCTCCAGCTGACCGAAGGGCGTCAGAGGTGTCTGTGATGACATCTAGGCGGGAACATGGCACTTCAAACACTGGGAACTTTACCGCTGGGGAGCATCCACAAC ATGCTCCTTCTCGAGGGTCACCGAAGAACTCGGGATGGTCATCTGCACGTGATGGCAAAGAG GAGAGCACTACCAATGTCGCTGAAGATGTGGGTGCTGTTGCGGCCTGTAGTTCCAGCAGGACGTCGGAGGCTTTCCTCAAGAGTCAAGAGGTCACCTGTGGCATTTGCATGGACAAGGTGTATGAAAAGGTGGATCCCAGAAACCAGATGTTTGGTATCTTGCCCAACTGCAGCCATGCCTTCTGTCTGCAATGTATCATGACCTGGAGGAAAACAAAGGACCTTGGCCCAGATGTTGTGAA GACCTGTCCTCAGTGCCGGGTGAGATCAGCTTTCTATGTGCCCAACAAATACTGGGTTGAAGGTCAAGCCAAGGAACGTCTCATCGCTGACTTCAAAGAGAAATTCAG TAAACAAAGCTGCAGTTACTATGCACGATACAAATGCTGCCCCTTTAAGACTGAGTGCCTGTACCGCCATGACAAATCTGCACGGCGTGGCTCGTTTCTG TACAACAccgatgatgatgaagatgatgatgacgacgacgatgactACGATAGCGTGGACCTGCTGAATTTCTTCATAGCCATGACGCTTCTTG AGTACGGCTTCTGA
- the mkrn4 gene encoding makorin, ring finger protein, 4 isoform X1 yields MEHSARSGSICRYFMNGSCRYGSRCSYRHEYPATPSSQICRYFQKGGCWYGERCRYIHVPQPEGHAAGAGRRGAVSTVFLSSSSSSSSSSSSSVSSMVQPPADRRASEVSVMTSRREHGTSNTGNFTAGEHPQHAPSRGSPKNSGWSSARDGKEESTTNVAEDVGAVAACSSSRTSEAFLKSQEVTCGICMDKVYEKVDPRNQMFGILPNCSHAFCLQCIMTWRKTKDLGPDVVKTCPQCRVRSAFYVPNKYWVEGQAKERLIADFKEKFSKQSCSYYARYKCCPFKTECLYRHDKSARRGSFLYNTDDDEDDDDDDDDYDSVDLLNFFIAMTLLGAEDDNDDSDSEFDIPFYLAEYGF; encoded by the exons ATGGAGCACTCAGCCCGTAGCGGGAGTATCTGTAG ATATTTCATGAATGGCTCATGCCGATATGGCTCAAGATGCAGTTATCGACACGAATATCCCGCTACGCCGTCATCTCAGATATGTCGGTACTTTCAGAAAGGTGGATGCTGGTATGGTGAACGCTGCAG GTACATCCACGTCCCTCAACCTGAAGGTCATGCGGCTGGTGCCGGTCGAAGAGGGGCTGTATCAACAGTCTTCctctcatcatcatcctcctcatcttcctcctcttcgtctTCAGTCTCCTCCATGGTCCAACCTCCAGCTGACCGAAGGGCGTCAGAGGTGTCTGTGATGACATCTAGGCGGGAACATGGCACTTCAAACACTGGGAACTTTACCGCTGGGGAGCATCCACAAC ATGCTCCTTCTCGAGGGTCACCGAAGAACTCGGGATGGTCATCTGCACGTGATGGCAAAGAG GAGAGCACTACCAATGTCGCTGAAGATGTGGGTGCTGTTGCGGCCTGTAGTTCCAGCAGGACGTCGGAGGCTTTCCTCAAGAGTCAAGAGGTCACCTGTGGCATTTGCATGGACAAGGTGTATGAAAAGGTGGATCCCAGAAACCAGATGTTTGGTATCTTGCCCAACTGCAGCCATGCCTTCTGTCTGCAATGTATCATGACCTGGAGGAAAACAAAGGACCTTGGCCCAGATGTTGTGAA GACCTGTCCTCAGTGCCGGGTGAGATCAGCTTTCTATGTGCCCAACAAATACTGGGTTGAAGGTCAAGCCAAGGAACGTCTCATCGCTGACTTCAAAGAGAAATTCAG TAAACAAAGCTGCAGTTACTATGCACGATACAAATGCTGCCCCTTTAAGACTGAGTGCCTGTACCGCCATGACAAATCTGCACGGCGTGGCTCGTTTCTG TACAACAccgatgatgatgaagatgatgatgacgacgacgatgactACGATAGCGTGGACCTGCTGAATTTCTTCATAGCCATGACGCTTCTTGGTGCTGAAGACGACAATGACGACAGTGACAGTGAATTTGACATTCCCTTTTACCTTGCAGAGTACGGCTTCTGA